In Marinobacter salinisoli, the DNA window GCAATTACCTGCTGGATTACTATCGCCTGTCCGGTGATGGCCGCCTTATCTATGGTGGCGGCGTCACCTATGGGGCGCGCGAACCCTCAAAGGTTGAGTCTCTGATTGTTCCGAACATGCTCAAGACCTTCCCCGAGCTGCGCGGCACCAAGGTGGATTACGCCTGGACCGGCAACTTCCTGCTGACGCTGATGCGCCTGCCGCAGTTTGGCCGCATCGGTAGCAACGTGTACTACGCCCAGGGCTACAGCGGCCATGGCGTCACCTGTTCGCATCTGGCCGGAAAGGTTATCAGCGATGCCATTCGTGGCCAGGCTGAGCGCTTCGATGTGTTTGCCGGTCTGCCGCAATACCGGTTCCCGGGCGGTCGACTGTTCCGGATTCCGTTCACCGCCATGGGCGCCTGGTACTACAACATGCGCGACCAGCTGGGCGTCTGAGGAAATCACCTGAGAGACGGGCCATTGAGAGCCCGGCGCACGGCATTGACCTGTAGTTACTGCGGCGAGCAAGTCGCCGCAATTCCTTAAAAAAATAAATCATGGGTATAGAAATGACACAAGACGCTTCCCAAACCCTGACTGAATACCCCTCGATGGAGGATCAAGCGAAGGAGACTCGAGAGCGCGGACCGCTTTACTCCATCGGCATCTACGGCGCGATCATGGCCGGCTTTGCTTATTTGTCGTCGCAGTATGGGGATGTGGATTCCTATGGCTTTGTCAGCCTGCTGCCTTCTTTGCTGATCGTACTTGTCGCGATCAAAACCAAGAAACCCCTTGAGTCGATTTTTGCCGGTATCATCGCCGGTCTGCTCCTGCTTGACCCGACCTCGCTGGTCACCAGCCTTGGCGATTTGTCCATGGGTGTGGTTCAGAACGAAACGATTGCCTGGATTGTGCTGGTGTGCGGCATGATGGGCGGTTTGATCAACATCCTTGAGCGTGGCGGCAGCGTGCTGAGCTTTGGTGACTTCCTGGCGAAACGTGTGAAGACCAAGCGCGGCACCATGTTGACCACATCTTTCCTTGGCCTGGCAGTCTTCATCGACGATTATCTGAACTCGCTGGCCGTGTCGGCCTCCATGAAAAACCTGACCGATCGCTTCCGCATCTCCCGTGAGAAGCTGGCGTTCCTGGTGGATTCCACGGCCGCACCGGTTTGTATTCTGGTACCGCTGTCTACCTGGGCGGTGTATTTCGGCGCCCTGCTTGAAGAAAACGGTGCCGTGGCTGAGGGTCAGGGCATGTCCCTGTACATCGAGTCCATTCCTTACATGGCGTATGGTTGGGCTGCGCTGATCGTGGTGCTGCTGGTCGCCACTGGCAAGCTCAAAGACATGGGCGCGATGAAAGAGGCAGAGCTGCGGGCCCAGAAAGGTCAGCCGATTCCCGATGGCGTTGAGTCCATTGGTTTTGATACCACTCACGTCAAGCGTCCGCCGGTACTGGTCGGCATGATGAACTTCGTTCTGCCGATGGCCGTACTGGTTACGGCCAGCATCTACTATGAAATTGACCTGCTTCTGGGTGCTCTGGTGGCGTCCTGCTTCACCATGGTGCTGTATTTCTGGCAGCGGTTGATGAGCTTTGGTCAGCTGGCTGATGCCATGCTGGATGGCTTCAAGGTTATGTTGCACCCGATTGCCGTTGTCGCGGCGGGCTTCATGATCAAGGAAATCAATGACCAGCTGGGCATGACCACATACATCATTGAAACACTGACGCCTTACCTGTCTGTCGAGCTGCTGCCGGCGCTGGTATTCGTGTCCATGGCTGCCGTGGTGTTTGCGACCGGTTCAAGCTGGGGTGTGTTCGTGGTATCCCTGCCGATCGTCATTCCGCTGGCCCTGTCCATGGGTGTATCCATGCCGCTGACCGTGGGCGCCCTGCTGTCTGCCTCCGCCTTCGGCAGCCATGCCTGCTTCTTCAGTGATTCAACGGTTCTGTCGTCTACCGGTTCCGGCTGTACACCAATGCAGCACGCCCTGACGCAGATTCCTTACGCATTGATTGGCGCGACACTGGCCTTCATTTCTCTGGTAGTGCTTGGCTACGCGGTCGCCTGATCGCTAGCCACTTCGCCAGGCAGGGCAAGGCTCTGCCTGGCACATTCCCCTTCCCTTATTTCCAGCCTCCGCTTTAACGAACTTCGTCCCTCCGCCGGGCCGGTTACTCGGGAAGATAGTCCCGGATGATCTCGTAGATGGCGGGGCGGTTTTCAGCGATCTCTTCCCGCGTCAGCCCCTCCAGCGAATGGGGGTACTTGAGCCAGGCTTCGGTTTCGTGAATGTAGTAGTCGGGGATTCGGTCGGTCTGATTCCGGCTCGGCTTGTAATACGGAACGGCAACCCGGATGTCGGCCGGCGTGTTGAGGCGGGCACGGGTGCGTAACTCATCGATAATCGCCTCGATCGATCGCCCGGTGTCATAGACATCGTCGACAATCAGCAGGCGATCCTCGTGTCGCACATTCTTTACCAGGTAGTTCAGGCCGAATACCTTGACCTCCCGGCTCTGTTCATCAATCCCGCTGTAGGACGAGGTACGAATGGCAATGTTGTCCGTGGTAATGCCATGGAAGTCGAGAAACTCCTGCACCGCGGTTCCGATCGGGGCACCGCCACGCCACACGGCAATCATGAAGGTAGGCTGAAATCCGCTGGCGACGATTTTGGCGGCCAGGCGATAGGAGTCTTCCAGCAGACCCTGGGCGGTCAGGTGTTGTTTCTTACTCATGGAGTATTACGCCTCTCGCGGGTCGCACTTTTCGGGCAATCGGGTATATTCTCTTGCTCGTTCCCTCTTGGCAACCGGGGTCAGTATGAAAAAGCACTATCTCGAAGAAGAAGATTTGATCCTCGATGCGTTCAGGCTGGGCGTAGAGATATTCAAAAGCGGATTTCGCCCCACGTTTATTGTCGGGCTGTGGCGCGGGGGCAGCTCCATCGGGATCTACGTGCAGGAGTGCCTGCAGACCCTTGGCGTCATGACCGATCATATCGCGCTGCGTACCTCCTACCGTGGGCAGCCCTACTATCACAACATGGTGGCGTCGCCGAATTCGGAAATCCGTGTTCATGGCACCCAGTACCTGCTGGAAAACCTGAACGCGGATGATGGTCTGCTGATCGTAGATGATGTCTTCAGCACCGGTCTGAACATCAAGGCGGTGATCGACAAGCTGGAGCGTAACTGCAAGCGGAACATGCCCAGGGACGTGAAAGTCGCCACATTGTGGCAGCGACCTGCGTTCAACAAAACGACGCTGCAGCCAGACTACTGCCTGCATCGCACCGATGACTGGCTGGTGTTTCCGTACGAGCTGAACGGTCTGACCATGGACGAGATTCGG includes these proteins:
- a CDS encoding Na+/H+ antiporter NhaC family protein codes for the protein MTQDASQTLTEYPSMEDQAKETRERGPLYSIGIYGAIMAGFAYLSSQYGDVDSYGFVSLLPSLLIVLVAIKTKKPLESIFAGIIAGLLLLDPTSLVTSLGDLSMGVVQNETIAWIVLVCGMMGGLINILERGGSVLSFGDFLAKRVKTKRGTMLTTSFLGLAVFIDDYLNSLAVSASMKNLTDRFRISREKLAFLVDSTAAPVCILVPLSTWAVYFGALLEENGAVAEGQGMSLYIESIPYMAYGWAALIVVLLVATGKLKDMGAMKEAELRAQKGQPIPDGVESIGFDTTHVKRPPVLVGMMNFVLPMAVLVTASIYYEIDLLLGALVASCFTMVLYFWQRLMSFGQLADAMLDGFKVMLHPIAVVAAGFMIKEINDQLGMTTYIIETLTPYLSVELLPALVFVSMAAVVFATGSSWGVFVVSLPIVIPLALSMGVSMPLTVGALLSASAFGSHACFFSDSTVLSSTGSGCTPMQHALTQIPYALIGATLAFISLVVLGYAVA
- a CDS encoding phosphoribosyltransferase is translated as MKKHYLEEEDLILDAFRLGVEIFKSGFRPTFIVGLWRGGSSIGIYVQECLQTLGVMTDHIALRTSYRGQPYYHNMVASPNSEIRVHGTQYLLENLNADDGLLIVDDVFSTGLNIKAVIDKLERNCKRNMPRDVKVATLWQRPAFNKTTLQPDYCLHRTDDWLVFPYELNGLTMDEIREHKPFVVPILESCSPDPDRRG
- a CDS encoding phosphoribosyltransferase; this encodes MSKKQHLTAQGLLEDSYRLAAKIVASGFQPTFMIAVWRGGAPIGTAVQEFLDFHGITTDNIAIRTSSYSGIDEQSREVKVFGLNYLVKNVRHEDRLLIVDDVYDTGRSIEAIIDELRTRARLNTPADIRVAVPYYKPSRNQTDRIPDYYIHETEAWLKYPHSLEGLTREEIAENRPAIYEIIRDYLPE